The following proteins are encoded in a genomic region of Cryptococcus gattii WM276 chromosome I, complete sequence:
- a CDS encoding uncharacterized protein (Similar to SGTC gene model, INSD accession EAL18449.1), with protein MSLLAPGTGCSSCTIIDFLPLLCPSCDLPFCSDHIHTHQPCASFISASSHDVAVGKLDRGKKSCEKEGCERETIESVAGVSGRDEEERIAREVRCEGCGGSFCTSHRAQTSHSCPAPLIHNARHDNFLVRRSRAEDLIAKNFAGHKDRVERKMPTQKDVVKKPRIEEDKLPPSVQPAQSASTASPESTQEETKVEKKVKSKAEKLWDIHLRKIRSTATRLGVGANIPDTEKIFFEWGIDLTGTKVKTWKGKWDTKLERAWVGEDIPIGKVMDLIIAQSKTSRMADTKFSLVQLYPAPDGLPSSTSLSSHQPAKAITQGAALILVRGEMV; from the exons ATGTCTCTTCTCGCTCCCGGTACTGGCTGCTCGTCCTGCACGATTATCGActtccttccccttctctGCCCATCGTGCGACCTTCCATTCTGCTCTGACCACATTCACACCCATCAACCATGCGCTTCTTTCATTTCGGCCTCTTCACATGATGTAGCTGTCGGGAAGTTAGATAGGGGTAAGAAGTCATGCGAGAAGGAAGGCTGTGAGAGGGAGACTATCGAAAGTGTTGCCGGTGTGTCaggaagagatgaagaagagagaatTGCGAGAGAAGTGAGGTGTGAAGGTTGCGGGGGCTCATTCTGTACATC ACATCGGGCGCAAACGTCCCACTCATGCCCCGCACCACTCATCCACAACGCCCGACACGACAATTTTCTCGTTCGCCGTTCACGAGCGGAGGACCTGATAGCAAAGAATTTTGCAGGCCACAAAGATCGAGTGGAGAGGAAAATGCCGACTCAGAAAGATGTAGTTAAGAAACCGAGGATTGAAGAGGATAAGCTGCCACCAAGTGTGCAACCAGCGCAGTCAGCATCAACAGCATCTCCTGAGAGCACGCAAGAGGAGACAAAGGTGGAAAAGAAAGTCAAGAGCAAGGCTGAAAAGTTATGGGACATTCACCTTCGCAAAATACGCTCGACTGCCACACGTTTGGGAGTTGGTGCAAATATTCCAGATACAGAGAAGATATTTTTTGAATGGGGTATAGATTTGACGGGGACAAAAGTGAAGACGTGGAAAGGGAAATGGGATACAAAGCTCGAAAGAGCTTGGGTAGGGGAG GATATTCCAATAGGCAAAGTGATGGATTTAATCATCGCACAAAGTAAAACATCCCGGATGGCTGATACT AAATTCTCCCTCGTACAACTTTATCCCGCTCCAGATGGTCTCCCCTCATCAACCTCTTTATCTTCACATCAACCGGCGAAAGCGATAACTCAAGGTGCTGCTCTGATATTGGTAAGGGGCGAAATGGTATAG
- a CDS encoding dihydrodipicolinate synthase DapA, putative (Similar to TIGR gene model, INSD accession AAW46033.1) has protein sequence MIANGFSDNTSKFSNPRGRVGFDMGGITPAPVTPFNEDGSVDYEAIQRIGSWLVSVEGVKGLVVLGHAGEGTFLTSEEQVKVIKAFVKSVDNKIPIIAGITREGNYVAGLEAKRAKEAGAAAGLLYPSHGWLRFGYQTGAPQARYKEVYEASGLPLILFQYPDNTKATYDLKTQLDILAQPGVFAMKNGVRNMRRWDREIPVIRKARPDTYILTCHDEYLLHTAFDVDGMLVGYGGIAPELLFELLNAGKAQDYKKARAVHDQLLPVTAAVYHRGSHMEGTVALKHALVARGILNHATIRGTLLPLPEGADKEIFDAISAAKIAKVQQ, from the exons ATGATCGCCAACGGTTTCTCCGACAACACTTCCAAGTTCTCCAACCCCCGAGGCCGAGTCGGATTCGACATGGGCGGTATTACCCCCGCTCCT GTCACTCCTTTCAACGAAGACGGTTCGGTCGACTATGAGGCTATCCAGCGTATCGGATCTTGGCTCGTGTCCGTTGAAGGCGTGAAGGGTCTTGTCGTTCTCGGCCACGCCGGCGAGGGTACCTTCCTCACCTCAGAGGAGCAGGTCAAGGTCATCAAAGCCTTCGTCAAGTCGGTCGACAACAAGATTCCAATCATTGCTGGTATCACCCGAGAAGGCAACTACGTCGCTGGTCTTGAGGCGAAGCGCGCAAAGGAGGCCGGTGCCGCTGCTGGTCTGCTCTATCCTTCGCACGGATGGCTCCGTTTCGGCTATCAAACCGGTGCTCCCCAGGCTCGTTACAAGGAGGTCTACGAGGCCTCCGGTCTCCCCCTCATCCTTTTCCAGTACCCAGACAACACTAAGGCAACATACGATCTGAAGACCCAGCTCGATATCCTTGCCCAACCCGGTGTCTTTGCCA TGAAGAACGGTGTCCGAAACATGCGACGATGGGACCGAGAGATCCCCGTCATCAGAAAAGCAAGACCCGACACCTACATCCTGACTTGCCACGACGAGTACCTCCTCCACACCGCTTTCGACGTCGACGGCATGCTCGTCGGTTACGGGGGTATCGCTCCCGAACTCCTCTTTGAGCTCCTCAACGCCGGTAAGGCCCAGGACTACAAGAAGGCCCGGGCCGTCCACGATCAGCTCCTTCCCGTCACCGCTGCTGTCTACCACCGCGGCTCGCACATGGAGGGCACGGTCGCTCTCAAGCACGCCCTTGTCGCCCGTGGCATTCTCAACCACGCCACCATCCGAGGTACTCTGTTGCCGCTCCCAGAGGGTGCCGACAAGGAGATCTTTGACGCGATTTCTGCCGCAAAAATTGCCAAGGTCCAACAATAG
- a CDS encoding MFS transporter, putative (Similar to TIGR gene model, INSD accession AAW46032.1) produces MSHLDNHGIAPAATNVINPPAGGLKLTQSRTNSINKVCVDHVEDVEKISEDHDANIKADQFGTNTEYSKEERALLRKLDWHIMPIVFCMYFMNKLDQNAIANARLNHFEKDLGLTGNQFNICVSVLYAGYTLIQIPSNMIMATKKIRPSIWMSCWMMAWAVVSASTAAVHNFSGAFAVRFLLGFAEAPFYPGAIYLLSLFYTRREIATRISILYSANIIATACAGLISAATFATLGGVHGLAGWRWLFIILGVVTFGISIIAMWLLPDHPRTTRWLSPEEQELAHFRMEQDTVGLQESKSTLAGLKQAAADPKLWLLTLLQTLHLAACGFNSFFPTVVKTLGYSTTLTLVITCPPYLVAGIFSIALAWSSGRRNERSVHITFGMVVALIGFIMAAASLKTAVRFISLFLFATGAYSANSIIIGWVAATCGQTPEKKAGALSIMNCIGMASFIYTPYLYPASDGPRYLMAMSANAAFVMGVIICTWIMRFWLQQVNKRLRRGDATARLLYAY; encoded by the exons ATGTCGCACCTCGACAATCACGGTATTGCTCCCGCGGCCACCAATGTCATCAACCCCCCTGCCGGTGGTCTCAAATTGACTCAAAGCCGCACCAACTCCATCAACAAGGTCTGTGTCGACCACGTTGAGGACGTTGAGAAAATCTCAGAGGACCACGATGCCAATATCAAGGCCGACCAGTTCGGTACTAACACCGAGTACTcgaaagaagagagggcTTTGCTCCGCAAGCTCGATTGGCACATTATGCCAATCGTCTTCTGCATGTACTTCATGAACAAGCTTGACCAAAATGCCATTGCCAACGCTCGACTCAACCATTTTGAGAAGGACCTGGGCCTCACTGGCAATCAATTCAACATCTGTGTCTCCGTTCTCTACGCCGGGTACACCCTCATCCAG ATTCCCTCAAACATGATAATGGCTACCAAGAAGATTCGACCTTCCATATGGATGTCCTGCTGGATGAT GGCATGGGCCGTTGTCTCTGCTTCCACCGCTGCCGTTCACAATTTCTCGGGTGCTTTCGCGGTTCGATTCCTGCTCGGTTTCGCCGAAGCTCCTTTCTACCCCGGTGCCATCTACCTGCTTTCATTATTCTACACTCGTAGGGAGATTGCCACTCGTATTTCTATCCTTTACA GTGCCAACATTATCGCAACTGCTTGCGCCGGCTTGATCAGTGCTGCGACTTTCGCAACTCTCGGAGGTGTCCACGGATTGGCGGGCTGGAGATGgctcttcatcatccttgGTGTTGTCACGTTCGGTATTTCCATCATTGCCATGTGGCTCCTTCCGGATCATCCGCGCACGACTCGTTGGCTCTCGCCTGAGGAGCAAGAGCTCGCTCACTTTCGAATGGAGCAAGATACCGTCGGCCTCCAGGAGAGCAAGAGCACACTTGCCGGACTCAAGCAGGCGGCCGCCGACCCCAAGCTCTGGCTCCTCACGCTGCTTCAGACCTTGCACCTTGCTGCTTGCGGTTTCAACTCCTTCTTTCCTACCGTCGTCAAGACCCTCGGCTACAGCACCACTCTTACCCTTGTCATCACCTGCCCCCCGTACCTTGTTGCCGGTATCTTCAGCATCGCCCTCGCTTGGTCTTCCGGTCGACGAAACGAGAGGTCAGTGCACATCACTTTCGGAATGGTTGTCGCCCTCATTGGTTTCATCATGGCCGCTGCATCCCTTAAGACTGCTGTCCGATTtatctctctcttcctttttgcCACTGGAGCTTACTCGGCCAACTCGATCATCATTGGCTGGGTCGCTGCCACTTGCGGTCAGACTccagagaagaaggcaggTGCACTTTCGATCATGAACTGTATCGGAATGGCTTCTTTCATCTACACTCCGTACCTTTACCCTGCATCCGACGGCCCACGGTACCTCATGGCCATGTCTGCCAATGCTGCTTTCGTGATGGGTGTCATTATCTGCACTTGGATCATGCGATTCTGGCTCCAGCAGGTCAACAAGAGGCTCAGGAGAGGAGATGCGACCGCCCGATTGTTGTACGCCTATTAA
- a CDS encoding uncharacterized protein (Similar to TIGR gene model, INSD accession AAW46031.1): MSFDYIRKLVSGNKARFVDPEAAVNLDLVYVTDRIIIMGYPATGVAALYRNKRQDVLKFITSRHGEKWWIWNLCPLYENAYSPESMHNRVSRYPFPDHHPPPLPLLPLAVREMTAWLEGDGERIAIIHCKAGKGRSGTLLCSYLLSLPELPPPPELDRSYSYKELAKRLAQREEQKARSQGPSASPSVEDAEDREGWVFIGGGKEAATLQVDDDPSVERGGTLTPARSERIQVGPAIKGNDHDRDNDNDTASSFSSTTTISRPSPPPSERIELQTTPPYDPIDIGDERPAGQKGQEDRADGRVDEVFKLHSSRRMKPTSTGRGVSIPSQRRWCRYIHLLFTKQAPPSYLSLTPRYLRLLSVILLLSPPSGWQKPIASLLVGSGGTGQGKAWASVARYDDKYVKELQNRGGTGEGVEGEITWGGVAGDGRFDTHKMFRSFGKMVPADADETVIAVLPKDHQKFVVHYLEPNHSHITLDRSREFRLKLHIGNLPLGWAWLIPAFHLPEPPSPSTGEGGGAAKRVHTLSFPRSQVDFPLGPGAALHQVLIRLEEVAEDGMGRDGEVPPRLMNDEEERREGVENDSKEDKVKEEGE; encoded by the exons ATGTCCTTCGACTACATTCGCAAGCTCGTCTCTGGTAACAAGGCCAGGTTCGTAGACCCCGAAGCGGCTGTTAACCTCGATCTCGTCTATG TGACCGACAGGATCATCAT TATGGGGTACCCGGCAACGGGTGTTGCAGCACTGTATCGTAACAAGCGTCAAGATGTTCTAAAGTTTATAACCTCAAGACACGGTGAGAAATGGTGGATTTGGAACTT GTGTCCGTTGTATGAGAATGCTTATTCTCCCGAAAGCATGCACAATCGTGTATCCAGATATCCTTTCCCAGACCACCACCCTCCGCCTTTACCGCTCTTACCATTAGCCGTCAGAGAGATGACTGCTTGGCTGGAAGGGGATGGGGAACGGATTGCTATAATTCATTGTAAAGCCGGAAAG GGTCGATCTGGTACCCTCTTATGCTCATATCTCCTCTCATTACCCGAGCTTCCCCCACCTCCAGAACTTGACCGTTCTTACTCTTACAAAGAGCTGGCTAAAAGACTGGCTCAAAGAGAAGAACAGAAAGCCCGTAGTCAAGGGCCAAGTGCATCTCCCTCTGTCGAAGACGCCGAAGATAGGGAAGGTTGGGTGTTCATCGGAGGTGGCAAAGAGGCTGCAACGTTGCAAGTTGATGACGATCCTTCTGTGGAGCGAGGAGGCACTTTGACACCCGCAAGGTCAGAGAGAATTCAAGTTGGCCCGGCCATCAAGGGCAATGATCATGACCGCGATAACGATAACGATACCGCCAGCTCCTTCTCTTCAACCACAACTATATCTCGACCTTCCCCACCTCCCTCAGAACGTATCGAGCTCCAAACTACTCCTCCTTACGACCCTATTGATATTGGAGATGAACGTCCAGCTGGGCAGAAGGGTCAAGAAGATCGAGCGGATGGGAGGGTGGATGAAGTGTTCAAGCTGCATTCAAGTAGGAGAATGAAACCTACCAGCACCGGGCGGGGCGTTTCCATCCCTAGTC AACGTCGATGGTGCAGATATATTCATCTCCTATTCACCAAGCAAGCACCTCCTTCCTACCTCTCCCTTACTCCACGATACTTGCGCCTCCTTTCCGTCATCTTGCTCCTCAGCCCTCCATCCGGCTGGCAGAAACCTATTGCATCTCTGTTGGTCGGTTCGGGCGGTACAGGACAGGGCAAAGCCTGGGCCTCTGTGGCGAGGTACGATGATAAGTACGTAAAGGAGTTACAAAATAGGGGAGGTACAGGTGAAGGCGTGGAAGGGGAAATTACCTGGGGTGGAGTCGCAGGAGATGGAAGGTTTGACACACACAAGATGTTTAGGAGCTTTGGGAAGATGGTGCCTGCTGATGCAGATGAGACTGTAATCGCGGTTCTACCAAAAGATCATCAA AAGTTTGTAGTACACTATCTCGAACCTAATCACTCTCACATCACGCTTGACCGTTCGCGCGAATTCCGACTAAAGCTCCACATTGGTAACTTGCCGCTTGGCTGGGCTTGGCTCATCCCAGCTTTCCACCTCCCAGAACCGCCCTCACCCAGCactggagaaggaggaggagcagcGAAGAGGGTACATACTCTCTCTTTTCCCCGTTCTCAAGTCGATTTCCCCCTCGGTCCAGGCGCGGCATTACACCAAGTCCTTATCAGGCTTGAAGAAGTCGCTGAGGACGGCATGGGCAGGGATGGTGAGGTACCTCCGAGGCTGATGAACGATGAGGAAGAACGAAGAGAGGGGGTCGAGAATGATAGCAAGGAGGATAAAGTgaaagaggagggagagtAA
- a CDS encoding signal transducer, putative (Similar to TIGR gene model, INSD accession AAW46030.1), translating into MSSSASSLPSHLNLPSAYPHNSPKSHSRASPTNSPQTGTSPRSSPRGSTGMLDFEGVIRLHGGDLKKALESVVSERNKLLAQNTQLWKLIEKQRSQCAQFASDNDRLRQDRERANSRLTAAGLEPVGPFRKLNSSSSATGLGIRADVPQINRNHSDREDVPVIAEKEEGKGLASPVEVQPTGLLPSAILDRNLRKESQIGLPPDPSSFMPFADSPQSTSHSTHSTHSLPTPFHSAEPSPQLATSPRMAGREDGGVIPPPSSKALAASVAASSPLTQGLARPTPAAGEHSLEYIEKLPSPTPVSVSGALQSPPQLVRSETMSRSFSVSEATLVSSSTLDKAPRPSVDSSVSIPPTYDTTPRQSIDQTPQPKRQQSYSTERPQLPTLSTRPLSPSLLPHARITIPSSTIFPNSSGREVLCFIVEITIRPPNAQPITWNVAKLFSAFIDLDAKIKVTANRSRKEWKQIVAPLPESKSWKDFAPSKIDQRKTALEAYLQSLLVAPFSDKSDLCHFLSTNPVQAKRNDARKEGYLTKKGKNFGGWKTRYFVLDGPVMEYYESRGGNHLGSIVITNAQIGRQNRSVDSSDERHLRHAFLIIEAGKKGTTHRHVLCAESDTERDRWVDILVKHVDPEAMPSPQPLPTAAVVPIPTVLDAPIAPAPQSSVVPVNTTATNQNQVVPGLRRKPSQLRKQSKDVVVTSSRPLSSMAKDSKFIDAPSPSIYNNMESHLPTQNQSPVAYSPTHSFTPQAVQSPIEEHASSQPMPPHKAPGPVQSHRQPWGSDSCIVQGISPSSNVPLLTSAPTPRANGRQSVIPSRPSVSLSSHNFLNTPSTLSLGVTSPTVEKERDKKAKSRGFWGFGRSIDKVTKPVFGVPLTDSLAVANIGGLPAIVFRCIEYLEAKKAGDEEGIYRLSGSSAVIKGLKEKFDDQGDIKLLAADEHWDPHAIAGLLKTFLRDLPTSLLTRELHTQFLTVTDIVEPSERMAELARLVSELPRPNYALLRALVAHLILIIQNSARNKMTLRNIGIVFSPTLGIPAGIFSEMITNFGPIFDDEVETLDTRAEQDSRTRSAQFENADEMLGLSERHLNATNEDSQSVSSSDDQTSEYHSSDINHSNTAYVPVAGHQELAAIQKRG; encoded by the exons ATGTCGTCTTCTgcttcatctcttccatctcatcttAACCTTCCATCTGCCTACCCTCACAACTCACCTAAATCTCACTCTCGGGCATCACCAACGAACTCACCGCAAACAGGAACCAGTCCAAGATCAAGTCCTAGAGGATCCACGGGGATGTTGGATTTTGAAGGTGTAATACGATTACATGGTGGAGATTTGAAAAAGGCGCTGGAGAGCGTAGTGTCGGAAAGGAATAAACTT CTCGCTCAAAATACCCAACTCTGGAAGCTTATTGAGAAACAAAGATCACAATGTGCCCAATTCGCTTCTGATAACGACCGCCTTCGGCAAGATCGAGAACGTGCCAACTCTCGCTTAACAGCAGCTGGATTGGAGCCTGTGGGGCCTTTCAGAAAGCTCAATTCTTCTTCGAGTGCAACAGGACTAGGCATCAGAGCTGATGTGCCTCAGATTAACAGGAATCATTCTGATCGAGAAGATGTTCCTGTCATTGctgagaaggaagaaggaaaaggatTGGCGTCCCCCGTAGAGGTACAGCCTACGGGACTGTTGCCCTCTGCCATATTGGATCGCAATCTAAGAAAAGAAAGCCAAATTGGCCTTCCCCCAGATCCTTCCTCATTCATGCCCTTTGCCGACTCTCCTCAAAGCACATCTCATTCTACTCATTCTACGCACTCTTTACCAACTCCTTTCCATAGCGCGGAGCCCTCACCACAACTTGCGACCAGTCCAAGAATGGCAGGCAGAGAAGATGGTGGTGTCATACCTCCCCCATCCTCCAAGGCTTTGGCTGCTTCCGTGGCTGCATCATCTCCTTTGACCCAGGGTTTAGCGCGGCCTACACCGGCCGCAGGAGAACACTCGCTCGAGTACATAGAAAAACTCCCTAGTCCTACTCCTGTCTCCGTTTCTGGAGCCCTCCAATCCCCTCCCCAATTAGTTCGGTCAGAAACAATGTCTCGTAGCTTTTCTGTGTCGGAAGCGACATTAGTCTCTAGCTCTACACTGGACAAAGCTCCGCGACCCTCTGTAGACTCATCTGTATCTATTCCGCCCACTTATGACACTACGCCTCGACAATCCATTGATCAAACACCTCAGCCCAAACGTCAGCAATCCTACTCCACTGAACGGCCTCAACTACCAACATTATCCACCCGACCACTTTCACCctccctccttcctcatGCTCGCATTACCATCCCCAGCAGTACAATCTTCCCCAATTCCTCCGGCCGTGAAGTCCTCTGCTTCATCGTGGAGATAACTATACGCCCTCCCAATGCCCAGCCTATAACATGGAACGTGGCCAAATTGTTCTCGGCCTTTATTGACCTAGACGCCAAGATCAAAGTCACGGCGAACAGGAGTCGAAAGGAATGGAAACAGATTGTAGCCCCCTTGCCGGAAAGCAAGTCTTGGAAAGATTTCGCACCTAGCAAGATTGATCAGCGCAAGACGGCTTTGGAGGCATACTTGCAAAGTCTGTTGGTCGCACCTTTTAGTGATAAGTCGGACTTGTGTCACTTTTTGAGCACCAATCCTGTGCAGGCAAAGAGGAACGATGCGAGGAAAGAGGGATATTTGACgaaaaaggggaagaaCTTTGGAGGCTGGAAGACGAGGTATTTCGTGTTGGATGGACCGGTGATGGAGTATTACGAATCG CGAGGAGGAAATCATCTAGGTTCCATTGTCATCACCAACGCCCAAATCGGTCGTCAAAACCGCTCTGTCGACTCATCAGACGAACGACATCTCCGCCATGCCTTCCTCATCATTGAAGCGGGTAAAAAGGGAACCACGCACCGGCACGTCTTGTGTGCAGAGAGCGATACGGAAAGGGATCGATGGGTTGATATATTGGTGAAGCATGTGGACCCCGAGGCCATGCCCTCCCCTCAACCTCTTCCTACGGCAGCGGTTGTGCCTATCCCCACCGTTTTGGACGCCCCCATCGCTCCTGCGCCACAATCCTCTGTTGTACCAGTTAACACCACTGCAACAAATCAAAATCAGGTCGTACCAGGGTTGAGGCGCAAACCCAGTCAGTTGCGAAAACAGAGCAAAGACGTAGTCGTAACTTCCTCCCGGCCACTTTCGAGTATGGCAAAGGATTCCAAATTTATCGATGCGCCTTCGCCTAGTATATACAATAACATGGAAAGTCATCTACCCACGCAAAACCAATCACCTGTGGCATACTCTCCCACTCATTCTTTCACTCCGCAGGCTGTACAGTCCCCAATTGAGGAACACGCCTCCTCTCAGCCAATGCCGCCCCACAAAGCGCCCGGTCCCGTGCAGAGCCACAGACAACCATGGGGAAGTGATTCCTGCATCGTACAGGGTatttccccttcctccaaCGTTCCGCTTCTAACCTCTGCACCTACACCTCGCGCTAACGGACGCCAAAGCGTCATACCCAGCCGCCCATCCGTTTCCCTATCCTCTCACAACTTTTTGAATACCCCATCTACTCTGAGCCTTGGGGTCACAAGCCCAACagtggagaaggagagggacAAGAAAGCCAAGAGCCGTGGGTTCTGGGGATTTGGCAGGTCAATAGATAAAGTTACAAAACCCGTCTTCGGTGTGCCCCTCACAGATTCACTCGCCGTGGCAAATATTGGTGGCCTACCCGCGATTGTATTTAGGTGTATTGAGTATCTTGAAGCGAAGAAGGCGGGGGATGAGGAAGGTATTTACCGTCTTAGCGGGAGCTCGGCGGTCATCAAGGGTTTGAAGGAAAAGTTTGACGATCAGGGCGATATCAAGCTTCTTGCAGCAGACGAACATTGGGATCCGCATGCAATTGCGGGGTTACTGAAGACGTTTTTAAGGGACCTGCCGACCAGTCTGTTAACGAGGGAGCTCCATACGCAATTCTTGACTGTAACAG ACATTGTTGAGCCCTCAGAACGTATGGCGGAGCTGGCTCGTCTGGTCTCCGAACTGCCACGTCCCAACTATGCCCTTCTTCGCGCACTTGTCGCGcacctcatcctcatcattCAGAACTCTGCTCGTAACAAGATGACCCTGCGCAACATCGGTATCGTTTTCTCGCCAACTCTCGGTATACCAGCCGGTATATTCTCAGAAATGATCACCAACTTTGGACCTATCTTTGATGATGAAGTTGAGACGCTCGACACTAGAGCAGAACAGGATTCCAGAACCAGATCGGCGCAGTTCGAAAATGCGGATGAGATGCTCGGACTAAGTGAAAGGCACTTGAATGCTA CCAACGAAGATTCTCAATCTGTCTCATCATCAGATGATCAAACCAGCGAATACCACTCCTCTGACATCAACCACTCTAATACAGCCTATGTCCCTGTGGCGGGACACCAAGAGCTAGCGGCGATCCAGAAGCGAGGTTAG
- a CDS encoding uncharacterized protein (Similar to TIGR gene model, INSD accession AAW46029.1), with the protein MAPKSKTRRILVKLVSTALTGSFYTTSRVRVGEKLAMIKYDPIVKKHVLFTEAKIK; encoded by the exons ATGGCTCCCAAATCAAAGACCAG GCGAATTTTGGTGAAGCTTGTCTCCACCGCCCTCACAGGTTCTTTCTACACCACTTCTAGGGTTAGGGTTGGTGAGAAACTTGCCATGATCAAGTATGATCCTATTG TGAAAAAGCATGTGCTTTTCACGGAAGCCAAGATAAAATAG
- a CDS encoding Histone H3, putative (Similar to TIGR gene model, INSD accession AAW46028.1), producing MARTKQTARKSTGGKAPRKQLATKAARKQAPSQVSGGVKKPHRYRPGTVALREIRRYQKSTELLIRKLPFQRLVREIAQDFKTDLRFQSSAIGALQEASEAYLVSLFEDTNLAAIHAKRVTIQPKDLQLARRLRGERS from the exons ATGG CCCGAACAAAG CAAACTGCTCGAAAGTCTACTGGTGGTAAGGCCCCCAGGAAGCAGC TCGCTACCAAGGCCGCCCGAAAGCAGGCCCCTTCCCAGGTCTCTGGTGGTGTTAAGAAGCCCCACAGGTACAGGCCCGGTACTGTTGCTCTCCGAGAAATTCGACGATACCAGAA GTCTACCGAGCTTTTGATCAGGAAGTTGCCTTTCCAGCGACTCGTTCGTGAAATTGCTCAAGACTTCAAGACCGACCTTCGTTTCCAGTCTTCTGCCATCGGCGCCCTTCAGGAGGCTTCCGAGGCTTACCTCGTCTCTCTCTTTGAGGACA CCAACTTGGCCGCTATCCACGCCAAGCGAGTCACTATCCAGCCCAAGGACCTCCAGCTCGCCCGTCGTCTCCGAGGCGAGAGGTCTTAA
- a CDS encoding Hypothetical Protein (Similar to TIGR gene model, INSD accession AAW46027.1): protein MSSPASSSKDPLELESLDADSLFAALTGVEKAIPELLMQVKPILAQLSGSTEGGDEERRGIEAREGVEQYMSLLDKIQFVLRQTVYYLRETRSSPNTLRAPPVNLIPTPFASTIPSSPGEGLDRHAPGPAELGLYASRIEAKVLKDMEKALGSLRSELGGQ, encoded by the exons ATGTCGTCGCCCGCCTCGTCTTCCAAGGATCCTCTGGAACTCGAATCACTCGACGCCGACTCTTTGTTTGCAGCTCTCACAGGTGTCGAAAAA GCCATACCTGAACTGTTAATGCAAGTGAAGCCCATATTAGCTCAGCTCTCTGGGTCCACTGAAGGTGGGGATGAAGAGCGTCGAGGGATTGAAGCTAGAGAAGGTGTTGAGCAGTATATGTCTTTGCTTGAC AAGATCCAATTTGTGCTTCGTCAAACGGTCTACTACCTTCGAGAAACACGTTCTTCCCCGAACACTTTGAGAGCGCCACCGGTTAACTTAATTCCTACGCCCTTTGCCTCGACGATCCCATCGTCACCTGGGGAGGGATTAGATCGTCATGCTCCAGGACCGGCAGAGCTGGGACTCTACGCGAGTCGGATAGAGGCAAAGGTTTTGAAGGATATGGAGAAGGCTTTGGGGAGTCTAAGATCAGAGTTGGGCGGGCAGTGA